The proteins below are encoded in one region of Corynebacterium felinum:
- a CDS encoding ABC transporter permease, protein MLRYIGRRMLQMIPVFFGATLLLYALVFLMPGDPVEALGGDRGLSDAARDRIRAEYNLDKPFIIQYLLYIKGIFTLDFGTTFSGRPVAEAMANAFPVTIKLALMALAFEAIFGLLFGVIAGMRRGGFFDSTVLVASLFVIAVPSFVIGFVFQFFVGVKWGILPPTVGPNETFKNLLMPAIVLGALSFAYVVRLTRQSVTESLSADYVRTARAKGLDGATVTRRHVLRNSLIPVVTFLGADLGALMGGAIVTEGIFGINGVGGAIYQAILKGEPTTVVSFTTVLVIVYIVANLLVDLLYAILDPRIRYA, encoded by the coding sequence ATGCTTCGCTACATTGGTCGACGCATGCTCCAAATGATCCCCGTGTTCTTTGGCGCAACGTTGCTACTTTATGCTCTTGTGTTTTTAATGCCCGGTGACCCAGTGGAAGCACTGGGCGGCGATCGGGGTCTTTCCGATGCCGCTCGGGATCGCATCAGGGCGGAATACAACCTGGATAAACCTTTTATCATCCAGTACCTTTTGTACATCAAGGGAATTTTCACCCTCGATTTCGGCACCACATTCTCCGGCCGTCCCGTGGCTGAAGCCATGGCTAACGCATTCCCCGTGACCATCAAACTGGCGCTGATGGCCTTGGCCTTTGAAGCAATCTTCGGCCTGCTTTTCGGCGTGATCGCAGGTATGCGCCGGGGTGGTTTCTTCGACTCCACGGTGTTGGTGGCCTCGTTGTTTGTGATTGCTGTGCCTTCCTTCGTGATCGGCTTCGTCTTCCAATTCTTCGTAGGTGTGAAATGGGGTATCTTGCCGCCTACAGTGGGGCCGAACGAAACGTTTAAGAATCTCCTCATGCCTGCCATCGTGCTGGGTGCGCTTTCTTTCGCATACGTTGTGCGACTAACGCGGCAGTCGGTTACCGAAAGCCTCAGTGCTGATTATGTGCGCACCGCCCGTGCGAAAGGCCTTGACGGTGCGACAGTAACTCGCCGCCATGTTCTTCGTAACTCGCTGATTCCAGTGGTGACCTTCCTTGGTGCTGATCTTGGTGCGCTGATGGGTGGCGCGATTGTCACTGAAGGCATTTTCGGCATTAACGGTGTTGGTGGTGCTATCTACCAAGCAATTTTGAAGGGTGAACCGACCACGGTGGTGTCCTTTACCACGGTTTTGGTCATTGTGTACATTGTGGCTAACTTGCTCGTGGACTTGCTCTACGCCATTCTCGACCCGAGGATCCGCTATGCATAA